One Chryseobacterium indoltheticum DNA segment encodes these proteins:
- a CDS encoding 23S rRNA (pseudouridine(1915)-N(3))-methyltransferase RlmH, translated as MRISLVCIGKTDDKEITSLISYYLTRLPKHWNFEIIEIPDVKNAKNLSSDLLKKEESKLFLNQIDKNDLVILLDEKGKQFTSREFSQKIDSWMNSSVKKVHILIGGAYGFSDEIYSRANEKMSLSKMTFTHQMIRLFIVEQLYRADQILQGKPYHND; from the coding sequence ATGCGAATCAGTTTAGTTTGTATTGGGAAAACAGATGACAAAGAAATTACATCTTTGATCAGTTATTACCTTACCCGGCTCCCAAAACATTGGAATTTTGAGATTATAGAAATCCCGGATGTGAAAAATGCCAAAAATCTTTCTTCCGATCTTCTCAAAAAAGAAGAATCCAAATTATTTTTAAATCAAATTGATAAAAATGATCTTGTTATTCTTCTGGATGAAAAGGGAAAACAGTTCACAAGCCGTGAATTTTCACAGAAAATAGATTCGTGGATGAATTCTTCTGTGAAAAAAGTTCATATCCTGATTGGCGGAGCCTATGGTTTTTCTGACGAAATCTACAGCAGAGCCAACGAAAAAATGTCATTATCTAAAATGACATTTACACACCAGATGATCCGGCTTTTTATTGTAGAACAGCTTTACAGAGCTGATCAGATTTTACAGGGAAAACCTTATCACAACGATTAA
- a CDS encoding tRNA (cytidine(34)-2'-O)-methyltransferase has product MLNIVLVEPEIPNNTGNIGRLCVGTESRLHLIRPFGFLIDDKNLKRSGLDYWVHLDVTEYENVDEWIKNIPDLSRVFLMSSHAEKSYLETDFQDGDWLVFGKESVGLSKDVLDRFENHLTIPMSKLIRSFNIANSVAFVVGEAKRQITLKK; this is encoded by the coding sequence AATAATACCGGCAATATCGGTAGATTGTGCGTAGGAACTGAAAGCAGATTGCATCTGATACGTCCGTTTGGATTTTTGATTGATGATAAAAACCTGAAACGTTCCGGTTTAGATTATTGGGTGCATCTTGATGTAACAGAATACGAAAATGTTGATGAATGGATAAAAAATATTCCCGATCTGTCTCGTGTTTTTCTGATGAGTTCACACGCTGAGAAATCTTATCTGGAAACCGATTTTCAGGATGGTGATTGGTTGGTTTTCGGAAAAGAAAGTGTAGGCCTGAGCAAAGATGTTTTAGACCGTTTTGAAAATCATTTGACCATTCCGATGTCTAAATTGATTCGAAGTTTTAATATCGCAAATTCTGTCGCATTTGTAGTAGGAGAGGCGAAAAGACAGATTACCTTAAAAAAATAG